One region of Lysobacter silvisoli genomic DNA includes:
- the oleC gene encoding olefin beta-lactone synthetase, protein MSAAAAEPCNIAAALPRRAAQAPERVAMRCPGSRGPDGLPRYDQTLSYAELDARSDAIAAGLAQRGIVRGTRTVVMVRPSPEFFLLMFALFKAGAVPVLVDPGIDKRALRQCLDEAAPEAFIGIPLAHIARVVLGWARSARIRITTGARAWLADATLAQVERDGAGAGSQLADTRPDDVAAILFTSGSTGVPKGVVYRHRHFVAQIAMMGEAFGIAPGGVDLPTFPPFALFDPALGVTSVIPDMDPTRPAQADPRKLHDAIARFGVDQLFGSPALMAVLVRHGAPLTGLKRVTSAGAPVPPDTVAALRALLPDDAQLWTPYGATECLPVAVIEGRELQSTRTATESGAGTCVGRAVAPNEIRIIAIDDAPIADWAQARVLAAGEVGEISVAGPTATDTYFNREAATRAAKICETLADGGQRIVHRMGDLGYFDEQGRLWFCGRKTHRVEIAQGPLYTEQVEPVFNAHPQVRRTALVGVGAHGAQRPVLCVELAQGVSAREWTRIERELRALGAAHAHTARIADFLRHKRFPVDIRHNAKIGREKLALWAAKVGAWA, encoded by the coding sequence ATGAGTGCCGCCGCCGCCGAACCCTGCAACATCGCCGCCGCGCTGCCGCGGCGCGCCGCGCAGGCGCCGGAGCGCGTCGCCATGCGCTGCCCCGGCAGCCGCGGGCCCGACGGCCTGCCGCGCTACGACCAGACCCTGAGCTACGCCGAGCTGGACGCGCGCAGCGACGCCATCGCCGCGGGCCTGGCCCAGCGCGGCATCGTCCGCGGCACCCGCACCGTGGTCATGGTGCGGCCGTCGCCGGAGTTCTTCCTGCTGATGTTCGCCTTGTTCAAGGCCGGCGCGGTGCCGGTGCTGGTCGATCCCGGCATCGACAAGCGCGCGCTGCGCCAATGCCTGGACGAGGCCGCGCCGGAGGCCTTCATCGGCATCCCCTTGGCGCACATCGCGCGCGTGGTGCTGGGCTGGGCCCGATCCGCGCGCATCCGCATCACCACCGGCGCGCGCGCCTGGCTGGCCGACGCCACCCTGGCCCAGGTCGAACGCGACGGCGCCGGTGCGGGCAGTCAGCTCGCCGACACGCGCCCGGACGACGTGGCCGCGATCCTGTTCACCAGCGGCTCCACCGGCGTGCCCAAGGGCGTGGTCTACCGCCACCGCCATTTCGTCGCCCAGATCGCGATGATGGGCGAGGCCTTCGGCATCGCCCCCGGCGGCGTGGACCTGCCGACCTTCCCGCCGTTCGCGCTGTTCGACCCCGCGCTGGGCGTGACCTCGGTGATCCCGGACATGGATCCGACCCGGCCGGCGCAGGCCGATCCGCGCAAGCTGCACGACGCGATCGCGCGCTTCGGCGTGGATCAGCTGTTCGGCTCGCCCGCGCTGATGGCGGTGCTGGTGCGCCATGGCGCGCCGCTGACCGGCCTCAAGCGGGTGACCTCGGCCGGCGCGCCGGTGCCGCCGGACACCGTGGCCGCGCTGCGCGCGTTGCTGCCCGACGACGCCCAGCTGTGGACGCCCTACGGCGCCACCGAATGCCTGCCGGTGGCGGTGATCGAGGGCCGCGAACTGCAGTCCACGCGCACGGCCACCGAATCCGGCGCGGGCACCTGCGTGGGCCGCGCGGTCGCGCCGAACGAGATCCGCATCATCGCCATCGACGACGCGCCCATCGCCGACTGGGCGCAGGCGCGCGTGCTCGCGGCCGGCGAAGTCGGCGAAATCAGCGTGGCCGGCCCCACCGCCACCGATACTTATTTCAACCGCGAAGCGGCCACGCGCGCGGCCAAGATCTGCGAGACCCTGGCCGATGGCGGGCAGCGCATCGTCCACCGCATGGGCGATCTGGGTTACTTCGACGAACAGGGCCGCCTGTGGTTCTGCGGGCGCAAGACCCACCGCGTGGAAATCGCGCAAGGCCCGCTCTACACCGAGCAGGTCGAACCGGTGTTCAACGCCCACCCGCAGGTGCGGCGCACGGCCCTGGTCGGCGTGGGTGCGCACGGCGCGCAGCGGCCGGTGCTGTGCGTGGAATTGGCGCAGGGTGTGAGCGCGCGCGAGTGGACGCGGATCGAACGCGAGCTGCGCGCGCTGGGCGCCGCGCACGCGCACACTGCGCGCATCGCCGATTTCCTGCGCCACAAGCGCTTTCCGGTGGACATCCGCCATAACGCCAAGATCGGCCGCGAGAAACTCGCGCTGTGGGCGGCCAAAGTAGGAGCGTGGGCATGA
- the oleD gene encoding 2-alkyl-3-oxoalkanoate reductase — translation MRLLVTGGGGFLGQALCRGLVERGYEVISYNRGHYPALDALGVRQVQGDLADRDALIAAARGCEAVFHNAAKAGAWGSYDSYHQANVVGTDHVLAACRSHGIGKLVYTSTPSVTHRATHPVEGGSADSVPYGEGFKAPYATTKTIAEKVVLAANSPELATVALRPRLIWGVGDNQLLPRLVARAKAGRLRFVGDGHNKVDTTYIDNAAQAHFDAFDHLAPGAACAGRAYFISNGEPKTMRETLNGLLAAVGAPLVEKTLPFGAAYAIGAVCEGLWHALPLKGEPPMTRFLAEQLVTAHWYDMGPARRDFGYVPKVSFHEGLTRLKAACT, via the coding sequence ATGAGGCTGTTGGTGACCGGCGGCGGTGGTTTTCTCGGCCAGGCCCTGTGCCGCGGCCTGGTCGAACGCGGCTACGAGGTGATCAGCTACAACCGCGGCCATTACCCGGCGCTGGACGCGCTGGGCGTGCGTCAGGTACAGGGAGACCTGGCCGACCGCGACGCGCTGATCGCCGCCGCGCGCGGCTGCGAGGCGGTGTTCCACAACGCCGCCAAGGCCGGCGCCTGGGGCAGCTACGACAGCTACCACCAGGCCAACGTGGTCGGCACCGACCACGTGCTCGCCGCTTGCCGCAGCCACGGCATCGGCAAGCTGGTCTACACCTCCACGCCCAGCGTCACCCACCGCGCCACCCATCCGGTGGAAGGCGGCAGCGCCGACAGCGTGCCTTACGGCGAAGGCTTCAAGGCGCCGTACGCGACCACCAAGACCATCGCCGAAAAGGTGGTGCTGGCGGCGAACTCGCCCGAGCTGGCGACCGTGGCATTGCGCCCGCGGCTGATCTGGGGCGTGGGCGACAACCAGCTGCTGCCGCGCCTGGTCGCGCGCGCCAAAGCCGGCCGCCTGCGCTTCGTCGGCGACGGCCACAACAAGGTCGACACCACCTACATCGACAACGCCGCGCAGGCGCATTTCGACGCCTTCGATCACCTCGCGCCCGGCGCGGCCTGCGCCGGGCGCGCCTACTTCATCAGCAACGGCGAGCCCAAGACCATGCGCGAGACCCTCAACGGCCTGCTCGCCGCGGTCGGCGCGCCGCTGGTGGAAAAAACCTTGCCGTTCGGCGCGGCCTACGCCATCGGCGCGGTCTGCGAAGGGCTGTGGCATGCGCTGCCGCTGAAAGGCGAGCCGCCGATGACGCGCTTTCTGGCTGAACAGCTGGTCACCGCGCATTGGTACGACATGGGCCCGGCGCGGCGCGATTTCGGCTATGTGCCCAAGGTGAGTTTTCACGAAGGTCTCACCCGGCTGAAGGCCGCCTGCACGTAA
- a CDS encoding DUF1328 domain-containing protein, whose translation MLSYAVIFFIIAIVAAVLGFTGIAGAATNIAWILFVVFVILAIISLLRGRRPV comes from the coding sequence ATGCTCAGCTATGCCGTGATCTTTTTCATCATCGCCATCGTCGCCGCCGTGCTCGGCTTCACCGGCATCGCCGGCGCCGCCACCAATATCGCCTGGATCCTGTTCGTCGTCTTCGTGATCCTGGCCATCATCTCGCTGCTGCGCGGCCGTCGTCCGGTCTGA
- a CDS encoding ubiquinone biosynthesis accessory factor UbiJ, which translates to MTPSADALFPFSLKVMAGGALEGALNRALALDPDTQQALRTLDGRRLALHLAAPPLALQIRVDGEQLRVGPVEPGEEPDLSVRSTLAGLVSQLPFLRNEDAPPVGKLRIEGDADLARRLQRLAERFDPDWQRPFTGVFGDILGVQIANGLAGGLRHARGAAGAFAQNAAEFVTEESRDVVARDELNAFHDDVDALRDDVERAAARVARLRARAGSGA; encoded by the coding sequence ATGACCCCCTCTGCCGACGCCCTGTTCCCGTTCTCGCTCAAGGTCATGGCCGGCGGCGCGCTGGAAGGCGCGCTCAACCGCGCCCTGGCCCTGGACCCCGATACCCAACAGGCCCTGCGCACGCTGGACGGGCGCCGTCTGGCCCTGCACCTGGCCGCGCCGCCGCTGGCGCTGCAGATACGGGTGGACGGCGAGCAGCTGCGGGTGGGGCCGGTGGAGCCCGGCGAGGAGCCGGACCTGTCGGTGCGCAGCACCCTGGCCGGGCTGGTCTCGCAGCTCCCGTTCCTGCGCAACGAGGACGCGCCGCCGGTAGGCAAGCTGCGCATCGAGGGCGACGCCGACCTGGCCCGGCGCCTGCAACGCCTGGCCGAGCGCTTCGATCCCGATTGGCAGCGGCCCTTCACCGGCGTGTTCGGCGACATCCTCGGCGTGCAGATCGCCAACGGCCTGGCCGGCGGCCTGCGTCACGCACGCGGTGCGGCCGGCGCCTTTGCCCAGAACGCGGCCGAATTCGTCACCGAGGAATCGCGCGACGTGGTCGCGCGAGACGAGCTCAACGCCTTCCACGACGACGTGGATGCCTTGCGCGACGACGTCGAGCGCGCGGCCGCGCGGGTGGCGCGCCTGCGCGCGCGCGCCGGGAGCGGCGCATGA
- the ubiB gene encoding ubiquinone biosynthesis regulatory protein kinase UbiB: MKSALRAWRIGRVLLRYRLDDLLDDTPAERWLRLARPFVPRASAEIAALPRGARLRLALQELGPIFVKFGQILSTRRDLVPPDIAVELALLQDRVAPFDGQAARAIVETALERSIAEAFETFDTTPLASASIAQVHAATLAGGREVVVKVLRPDIERKIAGDIALLKAIASVVDRAHPSADKIRPREIVAEIESTLAAELDLQREGANASVLRRFWKDSEDLYVPEVIWSHTAERALTLERVYGIPSDDIAALDAAGIDRAALSAKGVRVFYTQVFRDNFFHADAHAGNIWVDSDPARKSNPRFIALDFGIMGQLSDEDQYYLAENFMAIFNRDYRRIAELHVQAGWMPAHIRIDELEAATRAVCEPYFTRPLSEISLAEVLAKLFRTAQRYELTLQPQLILLQKTLLNIEGVGRLLDPKLDIWAVARPVLQRILVERYSPQRLASEFRKRLPELVTHAPEMPRLLHAWLSQQVSGGHELKMRSNDLAELTRTVKDAQRRTVAAILGTGLLIVAAVLYGLEAGGPRFWSVPASSWIAGIGGIWALLAAWPRRSS, from the coding sequence ATGAAGTCGGCGCTGCGCGCCTGGCGCATCGGCCGGGTCCTGCTGCGTTATCGCTTGGACGACCTGCTCGACGACACCCCCGCCGAGCGCTGGCTGCGCCTGGCGCGGCCGTTCGTGCCGCGCGCTTCGGCCGAGATCGCCGCGCTGCCGCGCGGCGCGCGCTTGCGTCTGGCGCTGCAGGAACTGGGCCCGATCTTCGTCAAGTTCGGCCAGATCCTGTCCACCCGCCGCGACCTGGTGCCGCCGGACATCGCGGTGGAGCTGGCGTTGCTGCAGGACCGGGTGGCGCCGTTCGACGGCCAGGCCGCGCGCGCCATCGTCGAGACCGCGCTGGAGCGCAGCATCGCCGAGGCGTTCGAGACCTTCGACACCACGCCGCTGGCCTCGGCCTCGATCGCCCAGGTGCACGCGGCCACCCTGGCCGGCGGCCGCGAGGTCGTGGTCAAGGTGCTGCGCCCGGACATCGAGCGCAAGATCGCCGGCGACATCGCCCTGCTCAAGGCCATCGCCAGCGTGGTCGACCGCGCCCATCCCAGCGCCGACAAGATCCGCCCGCGCGAGATCGTGGCCGAGATCGAGAGCACCCTGGCCGCCGAGCTGGACCTGCAGCGCGAGGGCGCCAACGCCAGCGTGCTGCGCCGCTTCTGGAAGGACAGCGAAGACCTGTACGTGCCCGAAGTGATCTGGTCGCACACCGCCGAGCGCGCGCTGACCCTGGAGCGCGTGTACGGCATCCCGTCCGACGACATCGCCGCGCTGGACGCGGCCGGTATCGACCGCGCCGCGCTCTCGGCCAAGGGCGTGCGGGTGTTCTACACCCAGGTGTTCCGCGACAACTTCTTCCACGCCGACGCCCACGCCGGCAACATCTGGGTCGACAGCGATCCGGCGCGCAAGTCCAACCCGCGCTTCATCGCCCTGGACTTCGGCATCATGGGCCAGCTCTCCGACGAGGATCAGTACTACCTCGCCGAGAACTTCATGGCGATCTTCAACCGCGACTACCGCCGCATCGCCGAGCTGCACGTGCAGGCCGGCTGGATGCCAGCGCACATCCGCATCGACGAGCTGGAAGCGGCCACGCGTGCGGTCTGCGAGCCGTATTTCACCCGCCCGCTCAGCGAGATCTCGCTGGCCGAGGTGCTGGCCAAGCTGTTCCGCACCGCGCAGCGCTACGAGCTGACCCTGCAGCCGCAGCTGATCCTGCTGCAGAAGACCCTGCTCAACATCGAAGGCGTGGGCCGTTTGCTGGACCCCAAGCTGGACATCTGGGCGGTGGCGCGGCCGGTGCTGCAGCGCATCCTGGTGGAGCGCTACAGCCCGCAGCGCCTGGCCAGCGAGTTCCGCAAGCGCCTGCCGGAGCTGGTGACCCACGCGCCGGAAATGCCGCGGCTGCTGCATGCCTGGCTGAGCCAGCAGGTGTCGGGCGGGCACGAGCTGAAGATGCGCTCCAACGATCTGGCCGAGCTCACGCGAACGGTCAAGGACGCGCAGCGGCGCACGGTCGCGGCGATTCTGGGCACGGGGCTGCTGATCGTGGCGGCGGTGCTGTACGGTCTGGAAGCCGGAGGCCCGCGCTTCTGGTCGGTCCCGGCTTCGTCGTGGATCGCCGGCATCGGCGGCATCTGGGCGCTCCTGGCCGCCTGGCCCCGCCGCAGCAGCTAA